The segment TATGCAGTTTATCGATCTGGCGGCACAGCAGAAGAAAATCCGGGCCGGGATTGAGCGGCGGATCGGGCGGGTGCTCGATCATGGTAAATATATCATGGGGCCGGAGGTGTTTGAGCTGGAGGCGGTCCTGGCGGAGTATGTGGGGGTGCCCCACTGCATCACCTGTGCCTCGGGCACGGATGCGCTGCTTATGGCGCTCATGGCTCTGGACATCCAGCCGGGTGATGAGGTGATCACGGTGCCGTACACCTGGATCTCCACGGCGGAGGTGATTGCGCTGCTGCGGGCAAAACCCGTGTTTGTGGATATTCAGCCGGACACGTTCAACATGGACCCTGACAAAATCGAGGCGGCCATCACGTCGAAGACCCGGGCCATCATGCCCGTGGGCATCTATGGCCAGTGTGCGGATATGACCCGGATCAACGCCATTGCCGGCCGGCACGGCATTCCCGTGATCGAGGATGCAGCCCAGTGTTTCGGGGCCACTCATCATGGCAGAAAATCATGTAACCTGTCCGCCATCGGGTGCACCTCGTTTTTCCCCTCCAAACCCCTGGGAGGATATGGGGACGGCGGCGCGATTTTCACGCCGGACGATGCGCTGGCAGACAAGATGCGCCAGATCCGCATCCATGGACAAAAGGTCAAGCACCAGCATCCTTTGGTGGGGATCAACGGCCGGCTGGATACGATCCAGGCGGCGATTCTCCTGGAAAAATTCACCCTGTTCCCCGAGGAATGCGAGGCCCGGGCGCGGATCGGCCGGTGCTACGACACCCTGCTGGCGGAGGTCCCGGACATCACTGTCCCGGTGATCGCGCCGGGCAACACTTCGGTCTATGCCCAGTACACCATCCTGGCCACAGACCGGGATGCCCTGTCCGCCACCCTGAAATCCCGGGATATCCCGTCCGTGGCCTATTACACAGCTCCGCTGCATCTCCAGGGAGCGTTTGCCGGTCTGGGCCACCAGCCCGGCGATTTTCCGGTCTCCGAACACGTGGCCGCCCACTGCCTGAGCCTGCCCATGTCTCCCTATCTCACCCAGACCGACCAGGAAGCTGTTTGCAACCTGTAGTGGGGTCAGGCTTGGCTTACGTGTAACCTTGGGTTTATATGAAAGAACTTTGAAAGGCTTTAATTTCAAAGTGTTATAATTGGTCATACCAATCCTGATTTTGACCATTATCTTTCATGCTTTGTTGTGCCCGTCAGGGCATGGGTGTTATTGGCTTATTGCAAAGGGCCGCAATAAGCCAATAACCCAAGCCTGACCCCATTGCTCCCCAAATTATGAAAAATCCTGTGTTTATTATTGTTTGTCTGCTGATTGCCTTGACTCCGCTCATGCGGGGATCCGTGCATGCCTGGGCCCAGACTGTGATCCAGATCATGGTGGTGCTGGGGTTGATACTGGTGGTCGTGAAAAGCCTGAAAAGGGAGAAGCGAAGCAAAAAAGGCAGGTCCGGTGACAGACCGGCGGCAAACGAATCCGACAGCCGAAACAGCGGGGATTCAGATGTGATTTCGGGAATCCGGGACGGGCTGGCCCCAGACCGGATGCTTTGGTGGATAATCGGGCCGGTGGCGGTCTTAGGGGTGTGGTCCACGGTGATGTCGCCCCATCCGGCCCTGGCGTTGCAGGGGCTGATCATGCTGGCCACGTACTTGGGGTTTTTCTGGCTGGTGGTGGTGTCGGTAAGATCCCGCAAAGAGCAGCGGGCACTGGTGTGGGTGGTGGTGGGCACGGCTGCGGTGTTGGGCGTGATCGGGCTGCTGGAACGCTATGATGTGCTGACATTTGCCTGGTGGGATTATTCCAGGGAAGTAGGAAAAAATCACGGCGCCACAAGGCTGTCCGGTGTGTATGTCAATGCCAACCACATGGCTGGGTTCCTGGAGATGGCCATTCCCATGATGCTGGGAATGTTTTTGACCCGGTCCAGAGAGCCCGAGGCCCGTATCGGCATGGTCGCATTGGCGCTGTTTCTGATTGTGTGCCAGGCCCTGACCCTGTCCCGGGGCGGGTGGACAGCAACGGCTGTGGCCCTGGTGTTCATGGCCCTGGTGCTGCTGTTCAAAAAAGGATTTGTGCACAAAAGACTGGTGGGAACACTGCTGGGAGGCGTTGTGGTAACTGCGTTGATTGTCATGGCCAGCACACCCGTGGTGGAGCGCATCACCACCTTGACCCAGGCGGATATCGAGCTCAGTCTGACCGGGCGGCTTACCTACTGGGCCGGGACCCGGGCCATGATCGCGGACAACCTGGCTGCCGGCACGGGGCCGGGAACCTTTTCCGTGGCGTTTTCGCCCTACCAGGTACCGGGACTGGCCGTGCTGCCGCGATATGCCCACAGCGACCTTCTCCAGTTTCCGGCTGAAACCGGCATCCTGGCCATCCCCGTGATGCTGTGGATCGTGTACTGGTTCTTCCGAATCGGATTCACCCGCCTCAAAAGCCGCAGCCGCCAGACCCAGGGCATCACACTGGGCGCCATGGCCGCTCTGGTGGCCCTGCTCATCCACAGCTACTCCGACGGCAATCTCCAGATCCCCGCCAACGCCCTCCTTTTCATCGCCATCTCCGGCGCCGGCCTCCGCTCCTTCCGCTAAAAAACCCCAGGCCTCCATTATTGTGAAATCGGCTGATTGATCTTTCGTTTTTTTTCTTATCTTTCGAGTTTCCCGCCTTTTTATTCGAGTTTCCCTCCTTTTGTTTTTCAAAAATTTCCTGATAGTATTGAAGTCCATAGGCCAATATCACCCTTTCAAACAACCTGCTGGTGACCAACAATCTCATGTTCGCTCTCAGAGACCTGAGCCCGGACACCCATGTGGTTCATATCGGGACCATGGGCGAATACGGGACCCCCAATATCGATATCGAGGAAGGGTGGATCGAGATTGCGCACAAAGGGCGGAAAGATACATTTCTATATCCAAGGCAGGCGTCGTCCCTGTATCATACCACCAAGATCATGGACACGGACCTGATGTGGTTTGCCGTGCGGATGTGGGGGCTGCGGGTCACGGATCTGATGCAGGGCCCGTGTATGGCATTGAGACGGAAGAGTCGGACATGATCGATCAGACATCAGAGAAACAGCATCTGAGAACGATCTTCAATTATGACGAGATTTTCGGGACCATTGTCAACCGGTTCATCACCCAGGCCGTGGTGGGGTATCCGCTCACAGTCTATGGGAAAGGCGGGCAGACCCGGGGATACCTCAACATCAAAGACACACTGCAATGTGTGTACAAGTCGGAACAGACCCCGGCCAAAAAACATGAACTGCGGATATTCAACCAGATCATGGAAACGTTTTCCGCCAATCAGCTGGCGGACATGGTCCAGCAGGTGGGCAACGACAGAGGGCATGATGTGAAAATCGATCACCTGGAAAATCCCCGGAAGGAAGCGGAAGAACACTATTACAATCCCACGTATCACGGGCTGGTCGAAATCGGTGTGACCCCCCATTATCTGACAGATGAGGTGCTGCACGGCATGTTTGCCGTGGTGGAAAAATATCGGGGCAACATCCGGCCCGAGGTGATTTTCAAAGGAATCAAATGGTAGAAAGCTATACACGGCTCAGCATGATATCAGGGGTGAATGTCCGGTATTTTGTGTTGTTTTTAATGCTGGCCAGTGTGAATGTGTATCTGTCCACCGTGCCGCATCTGGGGCAAAGCATCCAGAATGAGGTGTTGAACCAGGTGCTTCGCAAGATCGCCCATGTGGGGATGTTTGCGCTGCTGACCTGGTTTTTGTGGATGGCCCTGCCGGGCCGGGGCCGGGCAGCGAAGCCATATGCGAAAATTTTGATTTGCGGTCTGGTCTTGACGGGGATTGCGTTTTTGAGCGAGTATTTGCAGACGTTTACGCCGGGGCGGCGGGGGAATATGGTGGGGTTTGGGTTTGATATGCTGGGAATTTTGCTGGCACTGGCGGCATTGAAATGGCGCGGTGTCAAGACGTCACGCGGTTGAGGATGATACGGGCAGGGTGGCTGTGAAAAATTTGGGTTTCTTGATTGTTTGTTTCTTGATCGTTGTTTCGCCTTTGACAAGGGGGGGCGTGCATGCCTGGGCCCAGACATTGATCCAGA is part of the Desulfotignum phosphitoxidans DSM 13687 genome and harbors:
- a CDS encoding Rossmann-fold NAD(P)-binding domain-containing protein — translated: MIDQTSEKQHLRTIFNYDEIFGTIVNRFITQAVVGYPLTVYGKGGQTRGYLNIKDTLQCVYKSEQTPAKKHELRIFNQIMETFSANQLADMVQQVGNDRGHDVKIDHLENPRKEAEEHYYNPTYHGLVEIGVTPHYLTDEVLHGMFAVVEKYRGNIRPEVIFKGIKW
- a CDS encoding VanZ family protein: MVESYTRLSMISGVNVRYFVLFLMLASVNVYLSTVPHLGQSIQNEVLNQVLRKIAHVGMFALLTWFLWMALPGRGRAAKPYAKILICGLVLTGIAFLSEYLQTFTPGRRGNMVGFGFDMLGILLALAALKWRGVKTSRG
- a CDS encoding DegT/DnrJ/EryC1/StrS family aminotransferase; this encodes MQFIDLAAQQKKIRAGIERRIGRVLDHGKYIMGPEVFELEAVLAEYVGVPHCITCASGTDALLMALMALDIQPGDEVITVPYTWISTAEVIALLRAKPVFVDIQPDTFNMDPDKIEAAITSKTRAIMPVGIYGQCADMTRINAIAGRHGIPVIEDAAQCFGATHHGRKSCNLSAIGCTSFFPSKPLGGYGDGGAIFTPDDALADKMRQIRIHGQKVKHQHPLVGINGRLDTIQAAILLEKFTLFPEECEARARIGRCYDTLLAEVPDITVPVIAPGNTSVYAQYTILATDRDALSATLKSRDIPSVAYYTAPLHLQGAFAGLGHQPGDFPVSEHVAAHCLSLPMSPYLTQTDQEAVCNL
- a CDS encoding Rossmann-fold NAD(P)-binding domain-containing protein, with amino-acid sequence MFALRDLSPDTHVVHIGTMGEYGTPNIDIEEGWIEIAHKGRKDTFLYPRQASSLYHTTKIMDTDLMWFAVRMWGLRVTDLMQGPCMALRRKSRT
- a CDS encoding O-antigen ligase family protein, with amino-acid sequence MFIIVCLLIALTPLMRGSVHAWAQTVIQIMVVLGLILVVVKSLKREKRSKKGRSGDRPAANESDSRNSGDSDVISGIRDGLAPDRMLWWIIGPVAVLGVWSTVMSPHPALALQGLIMLATYLGFFWLVVVSVRSRKEQRALVWVVVGTAAVLGVIGLLERYDVLTFAWWDYSREVGKNHGATRLSGVYVNANHMAGFLEMAIPMMLGMFLTRSREPEARIGMVALALFLIVCQALTLSRGGWTATAVALVFMALVLLFKKGFVHKRLVGTLLGGVVVTALIVMASTPVVERITTLTQADIELSLTGRLTYWAGTRAMIADNLAAGTGPGTFSVAFSPYQVPGLAVLPRYAHSDLLQFPAETGILAIPVMLWIVYWFFRIGFTRLKSRSRQTQGITLGAMAALVALLIHSYSDGNLQIPANALLFIAISGAGLRSFR